The Kordia sp. SMS9 DNA window TACAGTTTTCCATTTTTATAGTAAAAAGACGTGTTGTATTCGCCAGAATTGTCTCCTGAAACTAGCGCGCCATAAATGATTCCTGTTTGCGTATTGATGCGTCCTTCGCGAATGCGTACACCATCACGATAAAAAGATCCTTTTAATTCGTTGTTGTTGACTTTTGTGATGATCATCTTGGCAAAATTTGCATCTGTTGTGTTTTCTGGACTCATGTCTAGTTGCCACTCGCCTATTAAAACATTCGTGTCTATTTTTTCAGATTGTGCTTGCAATTGTACGGAAATCGTTAGTATGATACAACATACGAATACTTGTATTGTTTTCATGTGTGTGATTTTTTAAAGTTGGTACAAACCTAGTTGTTTATAGGCTTCAAATCGTTTCAACTTGCGAATTGAAACCCTTTTTGTGAAAATTTGAAGCGTCAATTGTGGAATTGAAACCTTATTTCTGAAATTTTAATTCGCTTGGAGAAATGCCTAGTTGTTTTTTGATGGCGCGATTGAACGAGGATTTGGAATTGAAACCAGCTTCCATTGCCAAACTTAGTAAGGTATATTTTGAATTGTCTTCGTTTGCGAGTAACGATTGTACTTCTTTGACTCTGTATTCGTTGACATAATCATTGAAACGTTTGTTACATACTTCGCTCAGACTTTTTGAAATTAAGTACGGTTTTATGTTTAATTGTTTCCCCAGACTTTGCACGGAAAGTTCTTGATCTTTATAGAGTTTGTCTTCTTGCATTGCCGCTTCAAGCCGTTTGGAAATTTCTTTGAGTTTTTCAGAAGTTTCTATCGGAATTACTTTTTTGAGCGTTAATTCTGGATCGTTTCTTCTGGAGAAACCTTCCATTCCAATCCAATAGGTTAAAATGGCAATTCCTACAAAAAACGGATAGTAATAAAAACGCGTAAAGTAGAAATATGAACCTTCGTTGGAAGATGAAAACACGATTAAATCTACCAGTAATACACTTAAAACCAACGTAAAGTATATTAGAAACGAACGGA harbors:
- a CDS encoding AraC family transcriptional regulator gives rise to the protein MEISTVFIVLLLAVGAVQGVIFGSILFKSNTHNKIANRILATILCLLSYRLLVQILRLFGLGYYDSWYYVMIDLSWIHGALLYFYVKAQTQPNFRIKKSDWIHFLPVILQIGISIFVRMQNLYWDGTRESLTWLGYYGYVVWMNNPTIYIVASLLIIFYAYKSQKLLNIVGENFEIQETKLTWIKRIIRSFLIYFTLVLSVLLVDLIVFSSSNEGSYFYFTRFYYYPFFVGIAILTYWIGMEGFSRRNDPELTLKKVIPIETSEKLKEISKRLEAAMQEDKLYKDQELSVQSLGKQLNIKPYLISKSLSEVCNKRFNDYVNEYRVKEVQSLLANEDNSKYTLLSLAMEAGFNSKSSFNRAIKKQLGISPSELKFQK